One genomic window of Vibrio mangrovi includes the following:
- a CDS encoding thymidylate synthase encodes MKQYIALLEDILENGEVKGDRTGTGTISVFGRQIRHNLQDGFPLITTKKLHFKSIANELIWFLSGDTNTAWLKENGVSIWDEWATEEGNLGPIYGKQWTAWPTQSGESINQIDYVVNALKHNPDSRRILFHGWNVEYLPDESMSPQENARNGKMALPPCHLLYQFYVSNGKLSAQLYIRSSDSFLGLPYNIASLALLTHMLAQQCNLTPHEIVVSFGDLHAYSNHMEQIKTQLAREPRQLPELRILRQPESIYDYRFEDFEIVGYDAHPSIKAQVAI; translated from the coding sequence ATGAAGCAGTACATTGCATTGTTGGAAGATATTCTGGAAAACGGTGAGGTCAAAGGAGATCGCACCGGAACCGGGACGATTTCCGTTTTTGGCCGGCAAATCCGCCATAATCTTCAAGATGGTTTCCCATTAATCACAACCAAAAAACTTCATTTCAAGAGTATCGCAAACGAGCTCATCTGGTTTTTGAGTGGAGATACAAATACCGCCTGGTTGAAAGAAAATGGTGTGTCGATCTGGGATGAATGGGCAACAGAAGAGGGTAATTTAGGCCCGATCTACGGCAAACAGTGGACTGCATGGCCAACACAATCCGGAGAAAGCATCAATCAGATTGATTATGTCGTTAATGCATTAAAGCATAATCCTGACAGCCGACGTATTCTGTTCCATGGCTGGAATGTCGAATATCTGCCGGACGAGTCGATGTCACCTCAGGAAAATGCCCGGAATGGGAAAATGGCCCTTCCGCCATGTCACCTGCTCTATCAATTTTATGTGTCAAACGGCAAACTATCTGCCCAGCTATATATTCGTAGTTCCGATAGTTTTCTTGGACTGCCTTATAACATCGCCTCACTGGCATTGCTGACCCATATGCTTGCGCAACAATGTAATCTGACACCTCATGAGATCGTTGTGAGCTTTGGCGACCTGCATGCATATTCAAATCATATGGAACAAATTAAAACACAACTGGCCCGGGAGCCTCGTCAATTACCGGAACTCCGTATCCTGCGCCAACCCGAATCGATCTATGACTATCGTTTCGAAGATTTTGAAATCGTTGGTTACGACGCACATCCGTCAATCAAAGCTCAGGTTGCCATATAA
- the lgt gene encoding prolipoprotein diacylglyceryl transferase, with the protein MPQEFLQFPDIDPVLISIGPLSIRWYGVMYLLGFLFATWLANRRADKEGSGWTRDQVSDLLFAGFVGVVIGGRVGYVLFYGFEYFLADPLYLFKVWTGGMSFHGGLLGVITAMFWYAKRNKRQFFAVADFVAPLVPFGLALGRLGNFMNGELWGRVTDVPWGMVFPGAGPMPRHPSQLYEFSLEGVLLFIILNLFIRKPRPYGSVAGLFLIGYGACRTFVEYFREPDAQLGLFAGFISMGQILSLPMIIAGALLMFWAYRRRSGLPAR; encoded by the coding sequence ATGCCTCAGGAGTTTCTTCAGTTCCCGGATATCGATCCTGTTTTAATCTCTATCGGACCGCTTTCCATTCGCTGGTATGGTGTGATGTATCTGCTCGGATTTCTTTTTGCGACCTGGCTTGCGAACCGGAGAGCAGATAAAGAGGGAAGTGGATGGACGAGAGATCAAGTATCAGATCTCTTATTCGCCGGATTCGTTGGCGTAGTGATTGGCGGACGGGTTGGTTACGTTCTGTTTTATGGATTTGAGTATTTCCTCGCAGACCCTTTATATCTGTTTAAGGTGTGGACTGGAGGCATGTCGTTCCATGGTGGTCTGCTTGGGGTCATTACGGCGATGTTCTGGTATGCGAAACGCAACAAGCGCCAGTTTTTTGCTGTCGCTGATTTTGTTGCTCCGCTGGTACCTTTCGGTCTGGCGTTGGGGCGCTTAGGGAATTTTATGAATGGGGAACTCTGGGGAAGAGTGACTGATGTTCCCTGGGGGATGGTATTTCCGGGTGCCGGCCCGATGCCGCGTCATCCCTCACAGCTTTATGAATTCTCACTGGAAGGCGTACTTCTGTTTATTATTCTGAATCTTTTTATTCGCAAACCTCGTCCTTATGGTTCAGTAGCTGGCCTGTTCCTAATCGGGTACGGCGCGTGTCGTACTTTTGTTGAGTATTTCAGAGAGCCGGATGCACAACTGGGACTATTTGCCGGATTTATTTCTATGGGACAGATCCTCTCTTTGCCGATGATCATTGCCGGTGCTCTTCTGATGTTCTGGGCTTATCGCCGTCGTTCAGGTTTGCCTGCACGGTAA
- a CDS encoding sulfite exporter TauE/SafE family protein, with the protein MTITFVLLLVVLGGFVGVMAGLLGIGGGLIIVPALLFLLPQIGIAAEHAMQIALATSLSCIILTSGSSAFNHLRYGNIDMLSVKWLIPGIVIGGFVGATLADWMPSEYLPRVFGVIVFFLAVQMFLSIRQRTAKPMPGAGLMMMSGGMIGMIASLAGIGGGALSVPYLNRHGVEMRKAVGTSSLCGCMIALSGMIGFIWHGFAVKDLPEYSLGYVYLPALLFVSCASMFTTKVGAKLATELPTSVLKKVFSVFLMFVSIHMLLR; encoded by the coding sequence GTGACCATAACATTTGTCCTGCTGCTTGTTGTGCTAGGTGGTTTTGTCGGGGTAATGGCCGGACTGCTGGGTATTGGTGGTGGCTTGATTATCGTGCCTGCCTTGTTGTTTTTGCTTCCTCAGATAGGAATTGCCGCCGAACATGCGATGCAAATTGCTCTGGCCACCTCTCTTTCCTGTATTATTCTGACATCCGGTTCTTCGGCTTTTAACCATTTACGGTATGGCAACATTGATATGCTGTCTGTGAAGTGGCTGATTCCCGGTATTGTCATCGGTGGGTTTGTCGGGGCTACGCTGGCTGACTGGATGCCGAGTGAGTACTTGCCCAGAGTTTTTGGGGTTATCGTCTTTTTTCTGGCCGTTCAGATGTTTCTTTCGATTCGTCAGCGTACCGCTAAACCGATGCCGGGGGCGGGTTTAATGATGATGAGTGGCGGCATGATTGGAATGATTGCCAGTCTGGCCGGTATTGGCGGCGGTGCGCTGTCGGTTCCCTATCTGAACCGGCATGGTGTGGAAATGCGCAAAGCTGTCGGTACATCTTCATTGTGTGGCTGCATGATTGCATTGTCTGGAATGATTGGTTTTATCTGGCATGGTTTTGCGGTTAAAGATCTGCCGGAATACAGTTTGGGTTATGTTTATCTGCCCGCCTTGTTGTTTGTCTCCTGCGCGTCGATGTTTACGACTAAAGTGGGGGCGAAGCTCGCTACCGAATTACCAACATCAGTATTGAAGAAAGTGTTCTCCGTCTTTCTGATGTTTGTATCAATTCATATGTTGCTGCGCTGA